In Fibrobacter sp. UWB2, one DNA window encodes the following:
- a CDS encoding roadblock/LC7 domain-containing protein: MSDYTIYSDDANKVRRLMSAYQASVKCEYVVLCHRDGNIIAEVGSLGSDLDATPLAVLSIAAFDSSRQIGVMLGGEKFQSVSFTGENRSVYISPVDQSLLLVQVFNGGRLPNRIDDFNRLLVEKLEDAVPAFTQNTSSLVR; encoded by the coding sequence ATGAGCGATTATACAATTTATTCTGATGATGCTAACAAGGTGCGTCGCTTGATGTCTGCTTATCAGGCGAGTGTCAAGTGCGAATATGTTGTTCTTTGCCATCGTGATGGAAACATCATTGCCGAAGTCGGTTCCCTCGGTTCCGATCTCGATGCAACGCCTCTTGCTGTTTTGAGTATTGCTGCATTTGATTCCTCGCGCCAGATTGGTGTGATGCTGGGTGGCGAAAAGTTCCAGTCTGTCTCTTTTACGGGCGAGAACCGTTCCGTCTATATTTCTCCTGTAGACCAGTCCCTTTTGCTTGTGCAGGTCTTTAACGGGGGTAGGCTCCCGAACCGCATTGATGACTTTAACCGCTTGCTGGTCGAAAAGCTGGAGGACGCCGTTCCTGCGTTTACGCAGAATACGAGCAGTCTTGTCCGCTAG
- a CDS encoding TIGR04133 family radical SAM/SPASM protein: protein MQLSLKKKLALEAYRLYRHNEIKAHPLTYFFWECTLRCNLHCLHCGSDCVKDAIPDMPREDFMAVLDKLAPHVDPKHFIVVITGGEPLMRPDLEECGQEIKKRGYPWGMVTNGLAMTPERYTRLLNAGLRSLTISLDGLEASHNHFRGDPHSFERALRAIDMAAHTQGLTFDVMTCVNRENLKELPKILDMLLKIGVKRWRVATVFPKGRAKDNPLFQLTNQEFRQVFDFIREVKSMNVINVNYGCEGFLGSYEKDARNYPFFCRAGVNVSSVLCDGSISACPSLRGDYIQGNIYKDDIWDVWQNRYQVMRDRSWAKIGDCKTCKYWRYCEGSSLHLRDEKTKELAYCHVQRLEAAGA from the coding sequence ATGCAACTTTCGCTTAAAAAGAAACTCGCTCTCGAAGCTTATCGTCTTTACCGCCACAACGAAATCAAGGCACACCCGCTCACGTACTTTTTCTGGGAATGCACGCTACGCTGCAACTTGCATTGCTTGCACTGCGGTAGCGACTGCGTCAAGGACGCCATCCCCGACATGCCCCGCGAAGACTTTATGGCCGTGCTCGACAAGCTCGCCCCGCACGTTGACCCGAAGCACTTTATCGTGGTGATTACCGGAGGCGAACCTTTGATGCGCCCGGACCTCGAAGAATGTGGCCAAGAAATCAAGAAGCGCGGCTACCCCTGGGGCATGGTCACAAACGGACTTGCAATGACTCCCGAGCGCTACACGCGCCTTTTGAACGCAGGGCTCCGCTCGCTTACCATCAGCCTTGACGGTCTCGAAGCAAGCCACAACCATTTCCGTGGCGACCCGCATAGCTTTGAACGCGCGCTGCGCGCCATCGACATGGCCGCCCACACGCAAGGACTCACCTTCGACGTGATGACCTGTGTGAACCGCGAAAACCTCAAGGAACTCCCGAAAATCTTGGACATGCTTTTGAAAATCGGTGTGAAGCGCTGGCGCGTTGCGACCGTATTCCCCAAAGGCCGCGCCAAGGACAATCCGCTGTTCCAGCTTACTAACCAGGAATTCCGCCAGGTGTTCGACTTCATCCGCGAAGTAAAATCGATGAACGTCATCAACGTGAACTACGGCTGCGAAGGGTTCCTCGGCAGTTACGAGAAAGACGCACGCAACTACCCGTTCTTCTGCCGCGCCGGCGTAAACGTCTCTTCCGTGCTCTGCGACGGAAGTATCTCGGCTTGCCCGAGCTTGCGCGGCGACTACATCCAAGGAAACATCTACAAGGACGACATTTGGGACGTGTGGCAGAACCGCTACCAAGTGATGCGCGACCGCAGTTGGGCAAAAATCGGCGACTGCAAGACCTGCAAGTACTGGCGCTACTGCGAAGGCTCCAGCCTGCATTTACGTGATGAAAAAACGAAGGAACTCGCCTACTGCCATGTGCAGCGATTAGAGGCTGCTGGGGCATAA
- a CDS encoding bifunctional oligoribonuclease/PAP phosphatase NrnA, with product MQIDDLLKEAKSVAIFGHVRPDGDCVGSTLGLYNYICDNYPTTKVRIFLERFPENYKILSNSNEINEFYNDEFGSFDLAFLLDSSTFDRVGANGESCIKAAKKTCNIDHHISNPLNLCDVNYVDAKASSACEVLYFLMDPSKVSKATAECLYLGIVHDTGAFKFSSTGHKTMTVIGDLLEKGIDFTRIINETYYTRTYTQTLVTGYVMMSSKLALDGKVVYSYLTPEDMDRYSVTPVELSSVIDTLREVTGTEVAIFLYPVNGEYKISLRSNYVVDVNKVAGVFGGGGHVRAAGASSKDSPEETIAKLLKVIQEQL from the coding sequence ATGCAAATCGATGATTTACTGAAAGAAGCAAAAAGCGTTGCCATTTTTGGGCACGTACGCCCCGATGGAGACTGCGTGGGTTCTACGCTCGGTCTTTACAACTACATCTGCGACAACTACCCGACTACGAAAGTCCGCATTTTCTTGGAACGCTTCCCGGAAAACTACAAGATTCTCTCCAATTCCAACGAAATTAATGAATTTTACAACGATGAATTCGGCTCGTTCGATTTGGCATTCCTTTTGGATTCATCCACATTCGATCGCGTCGGCGCAAACGGCGAAAGTTGCATCAAGGCCGCTAAAAAGACTTGCAACATCGACCACCACATCAGCAATCCGCTGAATCTCTGCGACGTCAATTACGTGGATGCAAAGGCAAGTTCCGCTTGTGAAGTCCTTTACTTTTTAATGGACCCAAGCAAAGTCAGCAAGGCCACCGCAGAATGTTTGTACCTCGGCATCGTGCATGACACAGGCGCCTTCAAGTTCAGCAGCACCGGGCATAAGACGATGACTGTCATCGGCGACCTGCTTGAAAAAGGCATTGACTTCACACGCATTATCAACGAGACGTACTACACGAGAACGTACACCCAGACGCTCGTAACAGGCTATGTGATGATGAGCAGCAAACTCGCTCTCGACGGAAAGGTCGTCTACAGCTACCTCACGCCCGAGGACATGGACCGCTATTCCGTAACTCCGGTTGAACTCAGTAGCGTCATCGACACCTTGCGCGAAGTCACCGGCACCGAAGTCGCCATATTCCTGTACCCGGTCAACGGCGAATACAAGATTAGCCTGCGCAGCAATTACGTTGTCGATGTCAACAAAGTTGCAGGAGTATTTGGCGGAGGCGGCCACGTCCGTGCTGCTGGCGCAAGTTCCAAGGACTCGCCCGAAGAGACGATTGCAAAGCTATTGAAGGTTATTCAGGAACAACTTTAG
- a CDS encoding type B 50S ribosomal protein L31, whose protein sequence is MKEGIHPNYQPVVFVDANTGKEYITRSTKSSAEKKTIDGVEYNVISLEITADTHPFWTGKQHRVDTAGRIDSFNKRYGGGANITSAKRKTRKAAPVKAEEEA, encoded by the coding sequence ATGAAAGAAGGTATCCACCCTAATTATCAACCGGTCGTGTTCGTCGATGCGAATACGGGTAAAGAATACATCACCCGCTCCACGAAGTCTTCCGCCGAAAAGAAGACTATCGATGGTGTTGAATATAACGTGATTTCCTTGGAAATCACTGCTGATACCCATCCGTTCTGGACGGGCAAGCAGCATCGCGTGGATACGGCTGGCCGTATCGACAGCTTCAACAAGCGCTATGGCGGCGGTGCTAACATCACCTCTGCAAAGCGTAAGACTCGCAAGGCTGCTCCGGTCAAGGCTGAAGAAGAAGCTTAA
- a CDS encoding Cof-type HAD-IIB family hydrolase, giving the protein MKLLFTDLDGTLLDDEKNISQADMASIQAMIGAGHKFVMTTGRPLTSVKHIAEKYGFLKPGYFLVSFNGGLIYDCGTEQPILTRRIAVDQVKFIMDEAHKRGMHAHTYAGDLVVSEYETEQLKTYCRLMKMDYVVVDDIRNYYGGVNCNDGPINVVVKPPIKVNVITPFEHSSLVDFRAEMRTVTAGKLFDVFSKPEMLEFSHMLSNKGAAVRYMADFYHEPIENTIAVGDEENDCPMIEAAGVGVAMANASPAAKAVANYVTEHDNNHSGITEVIEKFVLNSSN; this is encoded by the coding sequence ATGAAACTTTTATTTACTGATTTAGACGGCACGCTCCTCGACGACGAGAAGAATATTAGCCAGGCGGATATGGCTTCAATCCAGGCGATGATCGGGGCTGGTCACAAGTTCGTGATGACGACAGGGCGCCCGCTCACAAGCGTAAAGCACATTGCCGAAAAGTACGGCTTCTTGAAGCCGGGATATTTTCTGGTCAGCTTTAATGGCGGGCTCATCTACGACTGCGGAACCGAACAGCCGATTTTAACACGCCGCATCGCTGTGGATCAGGTGAAGTTCATCATGGACGAAGCCCACAAACGTGGAATGCACGCACACACTTATGCGGGCGATTTGGTGGTCTCGGAATACGAGACGGAACAGCTCAAAACGTATTGCCGCTTGATGAAAATGGATTATGTTGTTGTAGATGATATCCGCAATTATTATGGTGGGGTTAATTGCAATGATGGCCCCATCAATGTCGTGGTCAAGCCGCCGATTAAGGTAAACGTGATTACACCGTTTGAGCATTCGAGTCTCGTGGATTTCCGCGCCGAGATGCGGACTGTTACGGCGGGCAAACTGTTCGATGTATTTAGCAAGCCCGAAATGCTTGAATTCTCGCACATGCTTTCGAACAAAGGTGCTGCCGTGCGCTACATGGCAGACTTCTATCACGAGCCGATTGAAAATACGATTGCCGTGGGCGATGAAGAAAATGATTGCCCGATGATCGAAGCGGCTGGCGTTGGGGTGGCTATGGCGAATGCGTCACCGGCGGCAAAGGCTGTCGCCAATTACGTGACCGAGCACGACAACAACCACTCCGGGATCACCGAAGTTATCGAGAAGTTTGTTTTGAATTCGTCAAACTGA
- the rpsT gene encoding 30S ribosomal protein S20, producing MPQHKSCKKRLLQAEKANAMNRSTRSAIRASLKVIRTAATKAAALEEMPKLFSMLDKAAVSHRAGFCANRAANYKAKVAKVINGLA from the coding sequence GTGCCTCAACACAAGTCTTGCAAAAAGCGTTTGCTCCAGGCCGAAAAGGCCAACGCAATGAACCGTTCCACCCGTAGCGCTATCCGTGCTAGCCTCAAGGTTATCCGCACCGCTGCTACGAAAGCTGCTGCCCTCGAAGAAATGCCGAAGCTCTTCAGCATGCTCGACAAGGCTGCCGTTTCTCACCGCGCTGGTTTCTGCGCCAACCGTGCTGCCAACTACAAGGCCAAGGTTGCTAAGGTCATCAACGGCCTCGCTTAA
- a CDS encoding DegT/DnrJ/EryC1/StrS aminotransferase family protein — MIPFINVRAQREAYLSEFKQAEQEVLDSGCFIGGPAVKALESELAEFTGAKHAITCGSGTDALTIALLALGLKPGDEVIVPDFTFIAPAECVMRLGGIPKFADIDAETLQVSAESIANLITPKTKGIIAINLFGQCAPYEKIRKCARANNLWLIEDSAQAFGATQDGVPACTFGDISITSFYPAKPLGCYGDGGALFTANDELAKKIRLIANHGSQTRYIHEICGMNSRLDALQAAVLRVKLRHFKDELKKRSENASKYNEFFGAVQGITPQKIATGNTSTYAQYTVLAEDRKSFIEKLDAAEIPYCIHYPQPLHTQPCFKGLNQGLGNSNAIEACQKVVSLPMCAFTDVDEIVEKLQLSLTNSKQTSR, encoded by the coding sequence ATGATTCCGTTTATCAATGTACGTGCACAGCGCGAAGCCTATTTATCCGAATTTAAGCAAGCCGAACAAGAAGTTCTCGACAGCGGCTGCTTTATCGGAGGTCCGGCGGTCAAGGCATTGGAATCGGAACTTGCGGAATTCACAGGTGCAAAGCATGCCATCACCTGCGGTAGCGGTACGGACGCCTTGACGATTGCACTACTCGCCCTCGGGCTTAAACCGGGAGACGAAGTCATCGTCCCAGACTTTACCTTTATCGCCCCCGCCGAATGCGTGATGCGCCTCGGAGGCATCCCGAAATTTGCAGATATCGACGCAGAAACGCTCCAGGTCAGCGCAGAAAGCATTGCAAATCTCATCACGCCAAAGACAAAAGGCATTATCGCCATAAACCTCTTTGGGCAGTGCGCCCCGTATGAGAAAATCCGGAAATGCGCCCGCGCAAACAACCTTTGGCTGATCGAAGATTCCGCTCAGGCGTTCGGGGCCACGCAAGACGGAGTCCCCGCTTGCACGTTCGGCGACATTTCCATCACGAGCTTTTATCCCGCCAAGCCACTCGGCTGCTACGGCGACGGCGGAGCGCTCTTCACTGCAAACGATGAACTCGCGAAAAAAATCCGTCTCATCGCAAACCACGGCAGCCAGACGCGATACATTCACGAAATCTGCGGCATGAACAGCAGGCTAGATGCCCTCCAGGCAGCAGTCCTGCGCGTGAAGCTCCGCCATTTCAAGGACGAGTTGAAAAAACGCAGCGAGAACGCAAGCAAGTATAACGAGTTTTTTGGCGCCGTTCAAGGAATCACCCCGCAAAAAATCGCAACCGGCAATACAAGCACGTACGCACAATACACTGTATTGGCTGAAGACCGCAAATCCTTTATCGAAAAACTAGACGCCGCGGAAATTCCGTACTGCATCCACTACCCGCAGCCTTTGCACACGCAACCATGCTTTAAGGGACTCAATCAAGGGCTCGGAAACAGCAACGCCATTGAAGCCTGCCAAAAAGTCGTAAGCCTCCCCATGTGCGCCTTCACGGACGTGGACGAGATTGTAGAAAAGCTCCAACTCAGTTTGACGAATTCAAAACAAACTTCTCGATAA
- a CDS encoding LysE family translocator, producing the protein MLEFFIAALVIGIAPGPDNLFVLAQSATYGARLGFCIILGLCTGIAIHTCLLVAGVSALIAASPTAFFVIQCLGAAYLLYLAYKSFGVKAGVVQMSGDSRSEPGMTSARSLYMRGIIMNLTNPKVILFVLSLIPPAVRLDRPIHPSLQMAIFGGEFILATMIVFGCIALLAGTVKKFLLTSPKANRNLNWFSGAVFVFLAVALFFV; encoded by the coding sequence ATGCTTGAATTTTTCATTGCCGCGCTTGTCATTGGGATCGCTCCTGGACCAGATAACCTTTTTGTGCTTGCCCAGAGCGCTACTTACGGGGCGCGTCTCGGTTTTTGCATTATCCTTGGACTTTGCACAGGAATTGCTATTCATACCTGTCTGCTTGTGGCGGGCGTTTCGGCGTTGATTGCGGCTAGCCCGACGGCGTTTTTTGTCATCCAGTGCCTCGGCGCGGCATATCTGCTCTATCTCGCGTACAAGAGTTTCGGTGTGAAGGCCGGCGTTGTTCAGATGAGTGGAGATTCCCGGTCGGAGCCGGGAATGACAAGTGCGCGTAGCCTTTACATGCGTGGCATTATCATGAATCTCACGAATCCGAAGGTGATTCTTTTTGTGCTTTCGCTGATTCCGCCGGCGGTGCGCTTGGATCGTCCGATTCACCCGAGCTTGCAGATGGCTATTTTCGGCGGTGAATTTATTTTAGCGACAATGATTGTATTTGGGTGCATTGCGCTTTTAGCAGGGACTGTCAAGAAGTTCCTTTTGACGTCGCCGAAGGCGAACCGCAATCTGAACTGGTTCAGCGGTGCGGTGTTCGTCTTCTTGGCTGTCGCGCTGTTTTTTGTCTAA
- a CDS encoding BamA/TamA family outer membrane protein, with protein sequence MKLWWRNILCVVAVLLFGAVLSRASECRIERVEWVGDHSEFDELSMNVIVGASCDSWRAARQKLLRYYEDRGFVGASLDVRVDSAGVAHCEFVRGSAWVWAEPENLDSNATDIEVFRMLTGLEIGVEVSLSDLERSERRLARLGYYEKTADVRLFRDPVRNRIIPAYSMRAVPISAAEGFLTYSSDENVWEGKVNLDLYNILGTGRDLQMEGYSQSDSRRLEGSYRERFIFGTAWDVLVRGFFEDDSLSRDSRLEIGVSRNIGFSFDVAVFVGIGNDEKSSSFELSYVSFDRSILPRSGTSFDLSLAWMMDRPDSLDSYLRLESSFVHYLPLWKNFIVRYSAAAGALLPSGGSFAREDLFSLGGINSFKGMMYGFMRTRAYGFSQAAFLWQDGYDLSIELFYQPGLYRRMKPFHGWAREHDYGIGFTQYRKSWSFSIYYALRNGCDYLDGVLGFGVKTLF encoded by the coding sequence ATGAAGTTGTGGTGGCGAAATATTTTGTGCGTAGTGGCGGTGCTCTTGTTTGGGGCGGTTTTGAGCCGTGCGTCCGAGTGTCGTATTGAACGCGTGGAATGGGTTGGTGACCATAGCGAGTTTGATGAACTTTCGATGAACGTGATTGTCGGGGCGTCTTGTGATTCTTGGCGTGCGGCAAGGCAAAAGCTGTTGCGCTATTACGAGGACCGAGGCTTTGTTGGTGCGTCACTGGATGTGCGTGTAGATAGTGCGGGTGTTGCGCATTGCGAGTTTGTGCGTGGTAGCGCTTGGGTGTGGGCAGAACCCGAAAATCTCGATTCTAATGCGACGGATATCGAAGTCTTTAGAATGCTGACGGGACTTGAAATCGGTGTGGAAGTTTCGCTTTCGGACCTGGAGCGCTCGGAACGCAGGCTTGCCCGATTGGGCTATTACGAAAAGACCGCCGATGTGCGCCTGTTCCGCGATCCGGTGCGCAATCGCATTATTCCAGCGTATTCTATGCGGGCGGTCCCGATTTCTGCGGCCGAAGGTTTCCTCACGTATTCTAGCGATGAGAATGTCTGGGAAGGTAAAGTCAATCTCGACTTGTACAACATCTTGGGGACGGGGCGCGATTTGCAGATGGAAGGCTATTCGCAGAGCGATTCTCGCAGGCTAGAAGGCTCGTACCGCGAACGCTTTATTTTTGGGACCGCCTGGGATGTGCTTGTGCGCGGGTTCTTTGAAGATGATTCGCTGTCGCGTGATTCCCGTTTGGAAATTGGCGTGTCACGGAATATCGGCTTTAGCTTTGATGTTGCGGTATTTGTGGGCATTGGCAATGACGAGAAGAGTTCTTCGTTTGAACTTTCGTACGTGTCGTTTGACCGTAGCATTTTGCCTCGAAGCGGAACGTCGTTTGATTTGTCGCTTGCGTGGATGATGGACCGCCCGGATTCGCTCGATAGCTATTTGCGCCTGGAGTCTTCGTTTGTGCATTATTTGCCGCTGTGGAAGAACTTTATTGTGCGCTACTCGGCAGCGGCGGGCGCGTTGCTTCCGTCGGGAGGCTCGTTTGCACGCGAGGACTTGTTTAGCCTGGGCGGCATCAATTCGTTCAAGGGAATGATGTATGGCTTTATGCGGACGCGCGCGTACGGTTTTTCGCAGGCCGCGTTCTTATGGCAGGATGGCTACGATTTGTCGATTGAGCTATTCTACCAGCCGGGGCTTTACAGGCGGATGAAGCCGTTCCACGGGTGGGCGCGCGAACACGATTATGGCATCGGGTTTACGCAGTACCGTAAGTCTTGGAGCTTTAGCATTTACTATGCGCTCCGCAATGGGTGCGATTACCTGGACGGTGTGCTTGGCTTTGGCGTGAAGACGCTGTTCTAG
- a CDS encoding NPCBM/NEW2 domain-containing protein, translating into MKKETLGRDGVKSKSLRQSFMEWKNSLHWDKPQNIMLAVTMFVLVAAFLIFNNLSVPYARHWDIQWGYYSILATFLLLVAGVVVNAPFVAKYVRGFLPSGKSFCGLALLLIVFSVFIFGNIGNTHRVLSDETSWESMGLQMYFQHTGGVCNEGVWTDGVLDCKTEVNNFKGKALGFVYSLVFNFMEPNRDSALMVNYPFYILSLIAFFLALSKWFKSDKLALAATAFLGGMPIYLLQSRSASTEVLYILLLAVLMAWYAFVPTNKVTWKHFLLTVPLLGFFAQTRQETVFAFIPFALYYYRYFLEKPYRLPAFVASVIAVSWPSINTMAAYRGYDFQGGTHAAHSFENLWYNLKTNIEVMMNLKPDSAFGGIMENPFYTTFTVILLLATVWLLFRMIYSRRYVRGFILGITFCVQIFVILLNVSGTFTIDINQRYVLVALPLFALLMALGLYDALVFTTKMKSDAAAKIVAGFACLLSIGLMLYHAPSYKANMLYYKNKLLAEEDFLNTELAKYPKNSVFIYARPWQMLASGHTSFSESSFKSWSTEKFAEWMQKSGGNIYLVRGQDGYGKVNRNSRVVGFKTTDQIDDILGAYKNERVLMEARLFGYGLAIYKIISKKGVSHYAQNFMVSEETNGMIVVNKRFPESIACDYKVNDKDQGEMLVSQSADTLQLDSAKIRAGLNRVVLSCYMPDEDTLVTYRDFFVEGENVALLSKLKMGKYFQEWGEPQMNETVDHHKITIDGEPFRYGIGSHANSAIEFPLARSYDWLNVVIGLDDESACGDGAYFAVEADGREIYHSKKLYTTDKERLKLDIKGAKSINLRVLMGNDKDCDHGDWAHAWLEAEK; encoded by the coding sequence ATGAAAAAAGAAACGTTAGGAAGGGACGGTGTAAAGTCTAAGTCTTTGCGTCAGTCCTTTATGGAATGGAAGAATTCCCTTCATTGGGATAAACCTCAGAATATCATGTTGGCGGTTACGATGTTCGTGCTCGTGGCTGCTTTCCTTATCTTTAACAATTTATCCGTGCCGTATGCGCGCCATTGGGATATCCAATGGGGGTATTACTCGATTCTTGCCACGTTCCTGTTGCTCGTGGCGGGTGTTGTTGTCAATGCTCCGTTTGTGGCAAAATATGTGCGCGGGTTCTTGCCGAGTGGCAAGAGCTTTTGTGGGCTAGCCCTTTTACTCATCGTGTTCTCGGTGTTCATTTTCGGGAACATCGGCAATACGCACCGCGTCTTGAGTGACGAGACGAGCTGGGAATCGATGGGCCTCCAGATGTATTTCCAGCACACGGGCGGTGTCTGTAACGAAGGCGTCTGGACAGATGGCGTTCTCGATTGCAAGACCGAAGTGAACAACTTCAAGGGCAAGGCGCTTGGCTTTGTCTATTCGCTTGTGTTCAACTTTATGGAACCGAATCGCGATTCTGCGCTGATGGTGAACTATCCGTTCTACATCTTGAGCTTGATTGCGTTCTTCCTTGCGCTTAGCAAGTGGTTCAAGAGCGATAAGCTTGCGCTTGCGGCGACGGCGTTCTTGGGCGGCATGCCGATATACTTGTTGCAGTCGCGCTCCGCATCGACCGAAGTCCTCTACATCCTCTTGCTTGCAGTGCTTATGGCGTGGTACGCGTTTGTGCCGACGAACAAGGTCACGTGGAAGCATTTCCTCTTGACGGTTCCGCTGCTTGGATTCTTTGCGCAGACCCGCCAGGAAACTGTATTTGCATTTATCCCGTTTGCGCTTTACTATTACCGTTACTTCCTCGAAAAACCGTATCGTTTGCCTGCTTTTGTGGCGTCGGTGATTGCAGTGAGCTGGCCTTCGATCAACACGATGGCGGCATATCGCGGGTATGATTTCCAGGGTGGTACGCATGCGGCGCACTCGTTTGAAAACTTGTGGTACAACCTCAAGACGAATATCGAAGTCATGATGAACCTCAAGCCGGATTCTGCTTTTGGCGGTATCATGGAAAATCCGTTCTACACGACGTTTACCGTGATTTTGCTTTTGGCAACGGTTTGGCTCCTGTTCCGCATGATTTACTCTCGCCGTTACGTGCGCGGATTTATCTTGGGCATCACGTTCTGCGTGCAGATTTTTGTGATTCTCCTGAACGTGTCTGGAACGTTTACGATTGATATCAACCAGCGCTATGTGCTTGTGGCGCTCCCGCTGTTTGCGCTCTTGATGGCGCTCGGCCTTTACGATGCGCTCGTGTTTACGACGAAGATGAAGAGCGATGCTGCCGCAAAGATTGTGGCGGGGTTTGCTTGCCTTTTGTCTATCGGGCTTATGCTTTACCATGCTCCGAGCTACAAGGCGAACATGCTCTATTACAAGAACAAGCTCTTGGCCGAAGAAGACTTCTTGAATACGGAACTGGCAAAGTATCCGAAGAACTCCGTGTTCATTTACGCTAGACCGTGGCAGATGCTGGCATCGGGCCATACTTCGTTTAGCGAAAGCTCCTTTAAGAGCTGGAGCACCGAAAAGTTTGCTGAATGGATGCAAAAGTCTGGAGGCAATATTTATCTTGTGCGCGGTCAGGATGGCTACGGCAAGGTGAATCGCAATAGCCGCGTGGTGGGCTTCAAGACGACCGACCAGATTGACGATATCTTGGGCGCATACAAGAACGAGCGCGTGCTGATGGAAGCCCGTCTGTTCGGTTATGGCCTAGCTATTTACAAGATTATCTCGAAGAAGGGCGTGTCGCATTATGCGCAGAACTTCATGGTGAGCGAAGAAACGAATGGCATGATTGTCGTGAACAAGCGCTTCCCGGAATCGATTGCTTGCGATTACAAGGTGAACGACAAGGACCAGGGCGAAATGCTCGTGTCGCAAAGCGCTGACACGCTGCAACTCGATTCTGCCAAGATTCGTGCGGGCTTGAACCGCGTTGTGCTGAGCTGCTACATGCCGGACGAAGATACGCTTGTGACGTACCGCGATTTCTTTGTCGAGGGCGAGAATGTGGCGCTCCTTTCGAAGCTCAAGATGGGCAAGTACTTCCAGGAATGGGGTGAGCCGCAGATGAACGAGACTGTCGATCACCACAAGATTACGATTGACGGTGAACCGTTCCGCTATGGTATTGGTAGCCATGCAAACTCGGCGATTGAGTTCCCGCTTGCACGCAGCTATGATTGGTTGAACGTGGTCATTGGTCTTGATGACGAAAGTGCTTGTGGCGATGGAGCCTACTTTGCTGTTGAAGCAGATGGTCGCGAAATCTACCATTCCAAGAAACTTTATACGACAGACAAGGAGCGCTTGAAACTTGATATCAAGGGTGCCAAGTCGATTAACTTGCGCGTGTTGATGGGCAACGACAAGGACTGCGACCACGGCGACTGGGCTCATGCCTGGCTTGAGGCTGAAAAATGA